A stretch of DNA from Flavobacteriaceae bacterium MAR_2009_75:
GCCCTTAAGCTCTTCAAAATTACCCTGGATCAAAACTGATTTCCAATGAAGAGTATCGGTAATATTGTCTACTTGCAGAGACACGGAAGGGAAACGCCTCATAGACTCCAGTTTATGCCCCACAAATGAATAGCTTATAATGCATTTTTCTTCTGCGTCGTGAAAATAGGTAATGGGTATCACACATGGGCTCTGCCCCGAAACAAAACCCAGCCTACCAATATAGTTTTCACCTAGAAGCTCAAGGCAGCCATCGATATTTAGATTTTCGATCATCTTTTTTCTTATTAAGTTAGGTTTTTTTTTAATGCTAAAGAAAAAGACCTGTTTCAAAAATAGTTCCCGTATGAGTGTTTATTGGTGCGACATTAAATTTTAAACAGTCATAGAGAATAATCTTGTTTCAGGTGCTTTCCTTTGCAAGTGCAGGTCAAAAGCCATACAAACATTGCGTACAAAGGGTCTCCCTTTTTCTGTTACCCTAAGTTGTCGGTCTAAAACCTCGACCAAACCATCATATACCATTTCTTTTAAATCTTTAAGACGGTTGGCGAAAAATTCATCTTCTGTGGGTGACCAGTACGTTTTGAACCGGCACATGAGATTGAGAATATGTTTACGTATAATTTGATCTTCATCGGTCAGAATATGTCCCCTGAAAATGGGAATGATATCATTGTCGACCAGATGCTGGTATTCATCGATACCCTTAACGTTTTGTGCAAATCCGAACCAACTATCGCCTATGCTAGAAGCACCTAGACCAATTAGCAATTGGGTAGCGGTATTAGTGTAGCCCATAAAATTGCGGTGAAGACTGCCGCTTTCGAGTGCCTTATATAGGCTGTCGGTGGGTAGCGAAAAGTGGTCCATACCAATCTCAAAGTATCCATTATTCAATAATATAGCTTTGCCCAATTCATATTGTTGGCGTTTTATTTCACCGGTAGGCAAATCACTTTCTTTATACCCCCTTTGTCCGTTGCCCTTTAACCATGGGGTATGGGCATAGCTATAGAACGCGATTCTATCTGGTTGTAGATCTTGGGTTTTCAAAATGGTATCTTCAACGTGTTCTTTGGTTTGATGCGGAAGACCGAATATTATATCATGACCTAAAGAAGTATATCCGATTTCCCGCGCCCATTGGCTTGCTTGTCGTACATTAATGAAGGGTTGTATTCTATTAATGGCCATTTGTACGGTTAAGTTGTAATCTTGAACTCCATAGCTGACCCTTCTGAAACCTAGATCGTAAAGTGCTTGTAACTGTTCTTTTGTCGTGCTATTCGGGTGCCCCTCAAAACTGAATTCATAATCGTTGGCCCGGTCTGCTATTCTAAAAATTCCGTTGATAAGCAATTGCAGGTTTTCTACCGAAAAAAAAGTAGGTGTACCACCCCCTAAGTGTAGTTGCTTAATTTTCGGTCTTTTGCCTAAAAGGTCCCGGTACATTGTCCATTCCTTTAAAACAGATTTAATGTAAGGTACCTCTACCTCATGTCTGTTTGTAATTCGTTTATGACAACCGCAAAACGTACAAAGGCTGCTACAGAAGGGCAGATGAACATATAAGCTAATGCCTTCAGCTTCACTTTCCTGAAAGCTTTTAATGACACTGCATTCCCATTTTAGCCCAGAGAAATCTTTGATGTTCCAATACGGCACAGTAGGGTAGCTGGTATATCTAGGACCTGCCACATTGTATTTTTGAATAAGTTGACACATATAAGCTATTTTTCAAGACAAATTTAGCGGTAAGGCTTACCCTAAAACATGATATTTATCAGCTGCTTACATTAAATGCAATTTTTAATGAAAGAATTAACTTTTGAGCTAAGAAACCACCAGTTTCGGGCAAATATTAAGCAGATTGGTTGCTCAGATGTTTTGTATATTTCATCTTTATTAAATTACTTTCAATAAGCGATATCAAACTTCAGTTCATTTCAAAACATGGGTTATTTAAAAAGTACACTTCTTCTAGTCTTAGTATCAGCGGGCATTTCAGCGCAGCAGAAAAATCAAAAACCAAATGATGTCACCGGTAAATTTTTCATTCCTCCTTTGGAAAAGGTAGGGGAGGGAGCACTGCTTACAAGGGAGTTTATTTATGATTTGAAAGATAAACCTGAGGCAAGTGCACATGCATCTACAATTGTGGAGACACCTTCCGGATTGGTCGCTGCATTTTTTGCGGGTCCACACGAAAATCACCCCGATGTGGGTATTCGAGTCTCTCATTATAAAGATGGTAACTGGACGTGGCCCGTTGAAGTGGCCAATGGCTTTCATAACGATACTCTTCGCTATGCAACTTGGAATCCGGTACTTTTTAAAACCAAGACCGGGCCGTTATATCTGTTTTATAAGGAAGGGCCCAACCCTAGAGATTGGTGGGGAATGATGAAAACTTCCACAGACGACGGTTATACCTGGTCTTCGGGCGAGAAGATTGGTAAAGATGAAAAAGTGGGGCATTTGCTAGGCCCTGTGAAGAACAAATCTTTTCAATTGTCCGATGGAAGTATTTTACATCCGTCGAGTAGCGAACGTATCGAGGGAGACGAGACCTACTGGAAAATCCATCTTGAAAAATCGGATGCGGATATGAAAAATTGGGAGGTTATCGGACCTATTCACGACGGAATTACTTTTGATGCCATTCAGCCCAGTATTATGCAGATGAAAGATGGTAAATTAATGATGCTTGCCCGTACTAGGCAAGGCGTTTTAGGGCAGTCTTGGTCAGAAGATAACGGACAGACTTGGAGTGATGTCAAGGGCATCGATTTGCCCAACCCCAATTCGGGTACCGATGCCGTAACCTTAAAAGATGGCAGACAACTTCTTATTTATAACCATAAGGTTCGAACCAAAGAAAATCGCGGTAGAGATTTATTGAATTTGGCGATTTCAGATAATGGTATCGATTGGAAGCCGATAATGACCATAGAAAATGAAACTTCGGTACATGGTTACGCTTACCCGGCAATCATTCAAACTGCTAATGGTATGGTTCATGCCACCTATACCTATAACAGAGAATCGGTAAAGCATATTATTGTAGACCCTAAAAAGTTGGGCAAGTAGTGCCTTCGTAAAATTAAAGAGTCCATTCACGCACTTCAATCTACAATGAGATAATAGTAACATTTTGAGCCTACATACCGAATATCAATATGCGCTATGTAGGTTGAAAATTTTAAGCTGTCTTGATTTTGAAGGAAGAGGTCATTTATATGCTTTTTTTTGGTTTAGAGCAGTCTCAAATGCATGAAAAAACCATAGACGAAGTGTAAATTTCGCTATGGCTTAGATACGTGGTTATCAGTAGTGTTATTTCAGCACTAGGTTAAGTTAAAAGTTGAATTGCTCAGCTAATTTTCTATAATTGGTCTGTATTTATCCCAATTGGCAATAATTGCCCAAATATTGATAGCTAATAAAATTGCAGCTATTGCAATACCTGCCATATCGTGCACTAAATGATGCACAAAAATCCCAATCATAACTGGAAGAATTACAATTGCACCCAATGCTCTTTTTTTCGGAATTGCAATTAAAACACCACCAATAATTTCTACAATAGCCACAAGTGGAAAAATCCATTTTATGGTCATAAATCCGCCCATTATTTGCATCATTTCTTCAGACATTTCCGGCATTGGCATATAATTGAAGAATTTGTTTAGACCAGAATTAATCATCATTAAGCCGAATAGAATACATAAAACTGTAAGAACCTTGTTTTTCATTTTAAATCGTTATCATTAATAATACGCCAAAATTAACTAATTTTGATTACCAATGGTAATCAGATACCTTTAGGTAATCAGTTACCTTAAGGTAATCAAAACTCAATAGCAATGAAAAAGAAAGAGCATAAAGAATGTATGTCTGCTTTGTTACCTGTACGAGATACGTTAGATGTTATTGGTGGTAAATGGAAACTTTTAATCTTAATTTCAATTTGGGAAGGAAATAAACACTTTAGGGAAATTGAACGAAGTATTCCAAAACTAAGTACTAAAGTACTGTCAAAGGAATTGAAAGATATGGAAGAAAATCAGTTAATTACCAGAACTATTTTAAACGGTTTTCCCGTAAGAACAGAATATAGGCCCACAGAGCACTCCAAAACATTGGAAAAAGTGATTTTTGAATTATATAATTGGGGTGTCAATCATAGAAAAAAAATCTTTGGGGCAAATTCCGAGATAGTAAGCTCTAATCGTACCTGATTTGAGGTGAGCGATGTTTGTATCGTTTAGACCGGATTCCGATTCGCGTAATCAATAATTCACACCGTTAATGATTTGAAAACCAGCTGTTTCGATTCGTGTGCGGTTAATATGCGAGTCTTGGTGCTTGACTATCTAGCCCGTGGTATGAAAAATAGGGTTCTTTATAATTTTTTGGCTTTTGGCACAGAAAGATGCAGGTAAATTTATAGGGTCAGAGGTCTTGGCTCAAGAGCGGCGAGCACTAACTTACCGAATACTAAAAGAGGAGCACAGGGCGCATGGCAGTCAGGGCGATGGAAATGCTTTTATTCTAAAAACGGCTATTGATTAGTATACAGGCCCTTTGATTTGTTCAGCGATGGTTGAAAATATTCGGCACCGTATTCGTCAACAATTTTCATTTCTAAATAGGGGATAAGTTTATGGCACAGCTCTTTTCGTAGTGGGTGCATTAATTGTGGATCTAGTTTTTTTGTGATTTTAATATGCTCTAAAATTTCTTCTAGCATTTCATTTCTGCTTTCCAGATTTTGTTTCCATGTTACTTTAATATCGTTAAAAGAACTTTCCGAAAGCGGCTTGTTACCATATAAGTCAAAGGTCTTAAAAGCACCATTTACTAAATTTTGTTCCTCTAAAGTTAGATGTATGTATCTGTGTATTTCATTGTTTATAGCTGTTATAACATCAGTTCTTCTTTTAGAAAATAATTTTCCCTTGCCTTTTTTTACATAGTCATTGTAAAGCATAATATGCGCTAAAAACCCATCGGTATACGAATAGTCTAACAATTCATCATTTAGAATATCACATAGGAAATCAATCAAAGGGGCGGTCAACCTGGTGTTTATTTCAGCATCGGTAAAGTGGTTTTTGTCACCGATTGCCTTAACATTTAATTTTTCTATGGCTTGACCGTAGTCGTTCAATAGCTTGTGGGCAGACTTCTCTAAACCTTGCAAAGCTGTTATCGGTTCATCTCTATAGTTCAAGAGAAAAGCCATGGCATAGGCCCCATCTTCTTTCGTAAAATACCCCATTGTATGGTCTAAAGAATTGGCTTTCCAGTTTTGTGAATTCAACCAGAAATTTCCGAATCCGTAGACCATGGTCATTAAATCGGTAAGCTTTTCATCATTGTAGAAAAGTTTCTTTTGTGTAAGTAAGATATAGTGTGATAGCTCATGCGCCATTGTATAAACAAGAATATGGGCATTCTTGAGCAACGACATTTCTATAGAAACAATATATTTTTCTTTCTCTGCCTTATAAGTACCTAAAGTAAGTTTCTCTTTCTGGTATAGACTGGCTAGATCTATAATACCTTCGTGGGGTTTAGATTTTACTGGTTTTTCCCAATGAAAATCTAGTTTGAACTCTATTTCCTCTAGCCCTAAAACGGTAATTATTTTTTTAAAAAGCAACAGAGCCCCTTCCTTGGTACCATCAAAATCCGATAGAAATTCATTGGGATTTATCAACGGGAAGCTTGTAAAATTTTCAGTACCTATAAGCCGCTCTATAAAAAAGATATTATGCCGAATATATTTAGTGCTTTTTTCTTCAGGTAGTTTTGTTTTGCTTTTCCAGAACATGAATTATGTGTTATAGAATTGATAATCTAAAATCCTTTATTTAAAACTTTATCACCATTTATAAATTGCCGTAAGAAGTCTTCCATGTTTTCGGCGATAAAGCGAATTTTTATTTCATCGGCACCAAATGCAATAATTTGGCCCGATGTACCCTTACTGCCCGGGGCATAATCTATGGCAATGAAATTTCCGCCTGATGTACTCAAAAATGGCACCCAATAAGGGTTGGTGTACATGCCTATGGTTTTTCTGCCATCAGGGTGGTTGTTACCCGTTAAATCGGCCAACCTCCAATTGGGGTCGTCGAAAATGGTTTTCCAATTCTGCCATTCGGTTAGTATTTGTTCTGCGGTTAGAAAGCCTGTGTTTTCAATACCGTTATGGTGGTTTAATAGTACTTTTAGTTCCTCCGGAAATTTATAATTTGCCAAAGATTCAAACTCACTATAAACGCTTTCGTTGTGCTGTGCCGGGTTCGGACTTAAACTTTTAGTAGTAAGAAATTCATTGAACAATTGTGACAATTGGTCGGTGTTAATGCTAGTGCCACTGGTATCAATGTATTTTTTAATGTAGTGCTGTTTTTCTTTGGCAATCTTTGCCTCGTTGTATTGTTCGGGTGCCCTTTTGTGCAAGTAGGCTCCGGTATTTTCATACGGGCGTTCATCTACTAACATTCCAGAATTCACCATCTTTTTTGAAAATTCACCTTTACCTAAGGTCAACATAAATTGTGGATTCGGATTTAACTCTGGTTGACTTTCAAACAGCCCCTTTAATTTATCCCTTTCAAGATTTTTATATTGTCTTTCAAGTACAATGCTCATCCATTGGTCTAAATTCAAATTTTTATCAATATGCAGGGCTACAATTTCTTTATTCGATAAATAGGCAAACGCATCGTAGGGCAACCCTGTTTCTTTTGGGGTAATGAACAATAGCCGCACCACATTCTCACCAAGTTTTTTCGACAACTGTTCTAACAATAAAGATTTGAACCCTTGGGTATCGAATGATTTATGATTGCGAGCAATTTCATTTTTATGGTGTGAATAATCGGTGTAAAAAGGTTCAGGAATTTCAGCCAATGTCATTGCATTGAACGGAATATCGGTAAGCTGTAGTTTTTTTAATTGATTATTGTAAGGTATTGATTTTATATCCATTTTATTTGTGCAATTAGTTGTTACGATTAACAAAAACAGAATTGCATATTTCATTTTCAATTGCCTCAAATCTTTGGAAACATCTATTTTTTTATGGGTTGGTCTACAATAAATTCCTTTCTCCAATCAGAGATGCCATCACTAAGATCAAAAAACTCATCAAATTCTTCGGCAGGTGTTTCGTCATAATATTGATTCATCTTTTTTATAAAATCCGTAAGACTTGGCGCGATTACGGGCCTGTCATCATATTCATTCCAATATTCTACCAATTGTCCTTTTTCTCCAGTAAATATACCTTCTAGATCATAGCAGATATAACTGCCGCCACCGTTACCTAAAATGGGTAGCCAGTTTTTGTTCCACCAATTTTCAATAGTAAAATCATAGCCTATCATCTCGGTAAATTCTTTATTTGTTGCTAAGACTTGTTCTAATGGCTCGAATAATGAATTATTCACCAAGGCTACGTAGCAGTCAGATGCTTGCCCGTTTTTCCATAAATAGAGTTCTTTTACATCATTGGGCAACTTCATATCAAATTCAGCTTCTAAAGCTGAAATTTGCGCTTCAGATAAAGGCTTTTGGAGCTTACTATAATAGTCTGGACGCTTTTCTCTCAAATGACTATCAAGTTTTTCTAATTCGATTTTCATTTCATTTATATTAGAACAGTTAATGAATAAAATTAATACAGAAATTAAATATCTCATATCTAATGAGTGCCAAGGGGTTTGGTTTTAAGTATAATTTTCAGATAGCTCAATTATAACGTTAAATGCACAACTTGAATCTTTTTTATCAACGAAGATATAATGATGATAGTATTCGGTTATTACCGTACGACTCCTATTTTTTTTATGAATTCAGTGGAAAATATAGCCGTCATACCAAGAGTGGAAGAAATAATTATTCAGAATTTTAGTTCAAATTGGCATTGCTTTACATGGTGCATATTATAATGTGGAAGACTTAAACTAATGTAAATATCAACGAATTATAAACTTACCCGTATACCAGTTATTTATTCTCAAGTACCGGTAGTATTCGGTCTTGCAAAACCCGCCAAGTTGACTTTTCGGGCTGATCATTAATATTCCAACCATTAAAGACGACTATTAAATTGTATTTCGGACTCATCATCAAATACTGCCCACCATAACCGTTGCCTGCGTAAATATTGGGTTTGCCATCATCGTTGTATTCGGGAATCCACCATTGATAGCCATACCCTGTCTTATTGCCCCAATGAGGCTTTACGTCTTTTACTATAGGGCTCGTGGATGTTGTGAACCAATTTTCAGAAACAATTTGTGTATTGTTCCATTTCCCTTTATTTAACAATAACGACCCTATTTTGGCGAGGTCTTCTGCCTTGAGATATAGCCCGCCCTCCGTATCGATTTCTCCATCGGGTGTTTCTTTCCAATAGTATTCGGTAATGCCAAGTGGCCCAAATAATTTTTCTTCAGCCCATTTGTCAATTCGTTTACCGGTAATAGTTCTAATTATTTTTCCTAAAAGAACAGTGCCACCACCGTTATATACAAATTTTGAACCTGGTAATGTATCCATAGGCCTGCTTAAAACATAATCTATCCAGTTATCACTAGCTTCTAGTCTAAAACAGTCATTTGTAGTGTCGTTGTGGTCGGTTTCCTCATTCCACTTTAAACCACTCCGCATGGTCAATAAATCTTCAATAGTTATTTTTTCTTTTCGTTTATCTTGAATAGTATCCTCTTCATTAGTTAAGAGTGGCATTGCTTTATCTGTAACGGCATAATCGGTATTAAAATCTAATGCAATGCCAAATAGGATAGCCGTAATGCTTTTAGTGACGGACTGTAGCGTGTGCAATTCGGTTTCTTTGTAATAGGGGTGCCACTTTACGCTATTGAAATTGTATTGATGATGGGTGGTATCATATTCTTGAACAATGGTTTCATAATCTTGCTCATACTTAAAATCGGCCAAAACCGCTTCATTTTGTATGACCATAAAACGGTCGATCAATCCGTAATCTCCATTATGTATCTCTGAATGAATAGAATCGATTACTGGGGAAAGTACATTTTGAGAAGCAGCGTTTTGAGTGCTTTCAACAGATTTTTTGTTTTTTGAGTTACAACCTAAAACCAATATGATGAGCAAAATTGAAAAGGGCAGTGTTGTAATCTTATTCATTAAAGTACGCATACTTTTTAGTTTTAGTTGGGTGTAACGGTTCTCTAAATTGCTAGTAGAAGGGGAGGGAAGGAAACTTTTCAAAAATTACATTTTCGGTGAATTTCCACAATTCAGACTTGAAACAATTTGGTGATGTAATCGAACCTAATCTCGGGAGGAGGTCAAGTTTATAAAAGGGTAATTTACATAAAAAAACTGTAATCGTTTTAAGTTGATTACAGTTTAAAAATAAAAGGTTTGAGTAAAGTATTACTCTATTTTTTATACTTGGCCGTAAGCCCTTTTTCCGTTCTTTTTAGAGGTTTAATAGTGCCGTTTTTATTAAAGTACAGGTATTCGGCATTTATTTTTCGTTCTAATTTTTGGTCTTCACAACCGCTGTTGTTCTCATACCATTTGTGATAGAAGAGCATCCATTGTCCTTTGTATTCTACCATAGAGGCATGGTTGTTACTGTCATGCTCTTGCTTCATAAAAATACCTTTATACGTCCATGGTCCTTTTGGGCTATCTGACATGTAATACGATAAATCTCTATTGTTCTCGGCAATGGTATAATAGTATTTTTCGTTTCTCTTGAAAACAAACGGACCTTCCATTTTTGGCTCATATCCGCCCATATCCATTTTTTCAAAATCTCCTTTTACCGCCTTCATGTCGTCGGTAAGCTCAATCACCTTGTAATCTGCTCCCATGGCATGTACATACAAGTAAGGTGTGCCGTCATCATCGATAAATAGACAAGGATCATTGGCATAAGGCTCTGTCCATAATGGTGCGCCTATATGGTCTTCAAACGGACCCGTAGGGGAATCGCTAACTCCAATTCCTATGCCCATCCACTTAGTGCTATTCTCGGGGTTTACACGGTCTTTAAACCCCGTACCAGCCGGAAAACAGAAGTAATACTTACCGTCTTTGTACGCGGCATCTGGTGCCCAGGCATAATTATCGGCCCATGAAATATCACTTACGTTCATAATGGCGCCATGATCCGTCCAATTCACCAAATCGTCGGTAGAGAATACACGCCAATCTTTCATCCAAAAATCTTCTTGGCAAGGCTCATCATGTGATGCATATACGTACAACCTACCGTCTTCCCACACATGGGCAGAGGGGTCGGCCGAAAGCATTCCTTCTCCAAAATTTAATGGGTTTTGTGACAACCCTACAGTTGTGGTCAATGCCAAGCAGGCCGTAAAAAGCAATTGTTTACAATTAATAGCGATCATCATTTAGCGATTTTTCATGTGTTAATGAACAGTACGGCAGAAACATACCTAGTCGTGTAATATTAACACTTATTATAAGCTACCAAATTTAGTAAATTTTCGCTATCCACAAAATATTCCGATTTTTAGTTCTCTAGAATTTAATGCTTTGAAAAACCTGTAGCACCAATTTACCGTTACGTATCGCTAATAGCTATGTAGGTGGTAGTGATCTATTTGTTAATTGGTGTCGTAACGGTCCCACCTTAGTTTCCAATCATTCATCACGTCATACCGCCATTTTCCAATGGTGTACTGGCATTCTTCGGGTGATTTGTCTAAATCAACATAATAGTTTGGATAGCGGTCTTTATTGAAATGTCTAAATTGCCCGCCCCAGTTTTCTTGTGTTGGGTCGTTCACATTACCTAGCTGCCCTATTACGGGAGCTATGAGATACAAGATAGAAGGACTATCACCTTCTTTTAGGCTATGCTTCGGATAGTTGGCCAACGGAAATACATCACCGCACTTCTCTTTAAACAACCCGTTATGAGTAGAGCCGTGATTACGGATATTGGCCGCCGTAAACCTCGTATAACCCCATTCCCCGTCTTGTATACCCGATTGATAGACCCCACGAAAGGTTTCATGGGTACCCTTGGGAAGTATTCCATTCTCTATCCACCACAGTTCGGGATATTCATTTTGCATAAATTCAAATACAAAATCTCTACTTGCAGGGTCATGCAAGGTATTCGATGAACTTATATAATACATTCTAATGTTGCCGGCAATATCGGGTGCGTCAAATAGGGCTTGGGCCATCGTGGTCATACTGCCCCAAACCAATATATACAATGGGTTTTCTTTGGTGTAGTTCTTGGCAACCTCAACAATCCATTGTGAGCCTTCACTGCTTTTTGCTGTTGACGGATTCCCCGGTTCGTTAGACCCCGATTTTACGAGCGAAAGCAACTCGCTTTCGGTCATTAAATGGTTGTAGCCGTTTGCCCGAAGGTGGTCAACATCTATTCGTTTTATCCAATCTTTAATTAGGGTCGTATGCTGAAGGGTATCCCAAGGGTGATGCTCAATATCGGTATTTGGGGTAGAAACGATACCTTTTATTTTAAGAACATCGCTATAATGTACCGCCCTAAATAAGGACTGAATATCGTCTGGGTCACCACCAAGGTCGGTATCGATAATAACATCAAAAGTTTGTGCTGCGATTTTACAAGGAGTAAATGAGATAAAAAGGATACTAAAACATAGTAACGCCCAATTGTTTGTTATAGCCTTGATAGTGGTCATTAGGGGTCTTACTGACTAGTTTAATTTAGTTGTTTGGGGTGAATTTGGAATTTAAAATCGACAACGGACTTGTGTATTATACGAAGCTTGTAAAAAAATGCTAACTTTTCGTGTAAACAAAGAGTGGTCTTTATAAATAAGCAAGACCTCTCGGAAAGCCTATATTAGCTATGTTTAGATAAGTTATTAACCATTGAAGTTATTCTGATTTACAAATGAATTTTATGTTCAAATCCCTTATAAATTCAAAATCATCAATCCACTTGACATTCATATTGTCGCAAACATGAGGAATTTTAATTTTAGTCTGTTTCTTAAAATGGTCTTTTGTTTCCTTAGTCACTACAATTGCATTTTCTCTAATTGCGTGAGCGATTACCCAAGGGTCAGCTTTTGAGTGAATTCCATTGCTTGAAACTAAATACTTATGACTTGGATTAGATGCATATATTTCTTTCAAACAGTTTGTTACTTCTCCGTCAATTTTTCTAATCGGAATATCACTGTTTTTTAGCCATTCAAAAAGATTGTCTTCGCCTTTCTCAATTTCTTCGTAAACTAATTCGGGAATGAAAATAACGCCTTTTTTACCTAAATCGTTTAGAACTTCCCAATAAGAAGGACAAATTTCTGGCGAGTAATATTTTTGCCAAGCTTGAATAAGAATATTAGCATCAATACAGTAAATTACTTTTTCATCTTCGAACATTAGGCAAGCAGTTTTTCAAATTTTTGAAATTTATTAATTTGCGTGTTAAGAAGATTACTTGCAATTGATGGTGACAACGAACCGTTATTAAAAGAATCCATTACAATTCTCGTGAATAGTTTGCTGTTTTTGTTTAGGCGCAAAAGATAAGCGTCTGGTCCACCTTGTCTTTCTCTTTGTTTTTCCTTTTTTACCTTTTCTTTTTCCAAAAATTTCTCAAATTCGATTTGAGCATCCTGTTTTAGAATTTTATATTGACTTTGGGTAATTAAATTTAAGTTTAAA
This window harbors:
- a CDS encoding glycosyl hydrolase family 43, with the translated sequence MMIAINCKQLLFTACLALTTTVGLSQNPLNFGEGMLSADPSAHVWEDGRLYVYASHDEPCQEDFWMKDWRVFSTDDLVNWTDHGAIMNVSDISWADNYAWAPDAAYKDGKYYFCFPAGTGFKDRVNPENSTKWMGIGIGVSDSPTGPFEDHIGAPLWTEPYANDPCLFIDDDGTPYLYVHAMGADYKVIELTDDMKAVKGDFEKMDMGGYEPKMEGPFVFKRNEKYYYTIAENNRDLSYYMSDSPKGPWTYKGIFMKQEHDSNNHASMVEYKGQWMLFYHKWYENNSGCEDQKLERKINAEYLYFNKNGTIKPLKRTEKGLTAKYKK
- a CDS encoding CubicO group peptidase (beta-lactamase class C family), giving the protein MRTLMNKITTLPFSILLIILVLGCNSKNKKSVESTQNAASQNVLSPVIDSIHSEIHNGDYGLIDRFMVIQNEAVLADFKYEQDYETIVQEYDTTHHQYNFNSVKWHPYYKETELHTLQSVTKSITAILFGIALDFNTDYAVTDKAMPLLTNEEDTIQDKRKEKITIEDLLTMRSGLKWNEETDHNDTTNDCFRLEASDNWIDYVLSRPMDTLPGSKFVYNGGGTVLLGKIIRTITGKRIDKWAEEKLFGPLGITEYYWKETPDGEIDTEGGLYLKAEDLAKIGSLLLNKGKWNNTQIVSENWFTTSTSPIVKDVKPHWGNKTGYGYQWWIPEYNDDGKPNIYAGNGYGGQYLMMSPKYNLIVVFNGWNINDQPEKSTWRVLQDRILPVLENK
- a CDS encoding cell wall assembly regulator SMI1 → MKIELEKLDSHLREKRPDYYSKLQKPLSEAQISALEAEFDMKLPNDVKELYLWKNGQASDCYVALVNNSLFEPLEQVLATNKEFTEMIGYDFTIENWWNKNWLPILGNGGGSYICYDLEGIFTGEKGQLVEYWNEYDDRPVIAPSLTDFIKKMNQYYDETPAEEFDEFFDLSDGISDWRKEFIVDQPIKK
- a CDS encoding inosine-uridine preferring nucleoside hydrolase, whose amino-acid sequence is MTTIKAITNNWALLCFSILFISFTPCKIAAQTFDVIIDTDLGGDPDDIQSLFRAVHYSDVLKIKGIVSTPNTDIEHHPWDTLQHTTLIKDWIKRIDVDHLRANGYNHLMTESELLSLVKSGSNEPGNPSTAKSSEGSQWIVEVAKNYTKENPLYILVWGSMTTMAQALFDAPDIAGNIRMYYISSSNTLHDPASRDFVFEFMQNEYPELWWIENGILPKGTHETFRGVYQSGIQDGEWGYTRFTAANIRNHGSTHNGLFKEKCGDVFPLANYPKHSLKEGDSPSILYLIAPVIGQLGNVNDPTQENWGGQFRHFNKDRYPNYYVDLDKSPEECQYTIGKWRYDVMNDWKLRWDRYDTN
- a CDS encoding putative neuraminidase, whose translation is MGYLKSTLLLVLVSAGISAQQKNQKPNDVTGKFFIPPLEKVGEGALLTREFIYDLKDKPEASAHASTIVETPSGLVAAFFAGPHENHPDVGIRVSHYKDGNWTWPVEVANGFHNDTLRYATWNPVLFKTKTGPLYLFYKEGPNPRDWWGMMKTSTDDGYTWSSGEKIGKDEKVGHLLGPVKNKSFQLSDGSILHPSSSERIEGDETYWKIHLEKSDADMKNWEVIGPIHDGITFDAIQPSIMQMKDGKLMMLARTRQGVLGQSWSEDNGQTWSDVKGIDLPNPNSGTDAVTLKDGRQLLIYNHKVRTKENRGRDLLNLAISDNGIDWKPIMTIENETSVHGYAYPAIIQTANGMVHATYTYNRESVKHIIVDPKKLGK
- a CDS encoding SMI1/KNR4 family protein SUKH-1 gives rise to the protein MDIKSIPYNNQLKKLQLTDIPFNAMTLAEIPEPFYTDYSHHKNEIARNHKSFDTQGFKSLLLEQLSKKLGENVVRLLFITPKETGLPYDAFAYLSNKEIVALHIDKNLNLDQWMSIVLERQYKNLERDKLKGLFESQPELNPNPQFMLTLGKGEFSKKMVNSGMLVDERPYENTGAYLHKRAPEQYNEAKIAKEKQHYIKKYIDTSGTSINTDQLSQLFNEFLTTKSLSPNPAQHNESVYSEFESLANYKFPEELKVLLNHHNGIENTGFLTAEQILTEWQNWKTIFDDPNWRLADLTGNNHPDGRKTIGMYTNPYWVPFLSTSGGNFIAIDYAPGSKGTSGQIIAFGADEIKIRFIAENMEDFLRQFINGDKVLNKGF
- a CDS encoding DoxX-like protein — encoded protein: MKNKVLTVLCILFGLMMINSGLNKFFNYMPMPEMSEEMMQIMGGFMTIKWIFPLVAIVEIIGGVLIAIPKKRALGAIVILPVMIGIFVHHLVHDMAGIAIAAILLAINIWAIIANWDKYRPIIEN
- a CDS encoding HxlR family transcriptional regulator gives rise to the protein MKKKEHKECMSALLPVRDTLDVIGGKWKLLILISIWEGNKHFREIERSIPKLSTKVLSKELKDMEENQLITRTILNGFPVRTEYRPTEHSKTLEKVIFELYNWGVNHRKKIFGANSEIVSSNRT
- a CDS encoding oxygen-independent coproporphyrinogen-3 oxidase yields the protein MCQLIQKYNVAGPRYTSYPTVPYWNIKDFSGLKWECSVIKSFQESEAEGISLYVHLPFCSSLCTFCGCHKRITNRHEVEVPYIKSVLKEWTMYRDLLGKRPKIKQLHLGGGTPTFFSVENLQLLINGIFRIADRANDYEFSFEGHPNSTTKEQLQALYDLGFRRVSYGVQDYNLTVQMAINRIQPFINVRQASQWAREIGYTSLGHDIIFGLPHQTKEHVEDTILKTQDLQPDRIAFYSYAHTPWLKGNGQRGYKESDLPTGEIKRQQYELGKAILLNNGYFEIGMDHFSLPTDSLYKALESGSLHRNFMGYTNTATQLLIGLGASSIGDSWFGFAQNVKGIDEYQHLVDNDIIPIFRGHILTDEDQIIRKHILNLMCRFKTYWSPTEDEFFANRLKDLKEMVYDGLVEVLDRQLRVTEKGRPFVRNVCMAFDLHLQRKAPETRLFSMTV